A stretch of the Papaver somniferum cultivar HN1 chromosome 6, ASM357369v1, whole genome shotgun sequence genome encodes the following:
- the LOC113287251 gene encoding glutathione S-transferase T3-like, with translation MDPASEQNRFESENAAAEDYSATATSFAPSPYMSHQNQFINPTQFQFPSHFPHNIHGNLGPGYGFQSMMSAAVSSTQPQSFPPPQTQTHVYPSQAPDVGNQSKKKRKSNPSTTQSANPPRRIWTTEEDTALVKAYLYISVDAIIGREQSGGTMWNRILKVWRENMGTYDEDRNPNALSCRWGIIQAAVNKFHGHYESLNRNPKSGTSIELMKSQALKMYKTLEGTTFRFEHCWEVMRKNPKWCSQKLTKPGSSKKDKPVDVINLDTLKQPITSTEGSEDNKSEGVPRPDEGRKLSKENAKKAHEQKGVIGFLTSYQSTIEKQNVFSQKELELKIEKERKEFELMKEDLALKKKAYELKEEARKKKEMIAERIEEERILNKDLDKMQPVMRKAYKIIQARILKKWKEDGTLGNDSESSDDSL, from the exons ATGGATCCTGCAAGTGAACAGAACAGGTTTGAATCTGAAAATGCCGCGGCTGAGGACTATAGTGCTACTGCTACTTCGTTTGCTCCTAGTCCCTATATGTCCCACCAAAATCAATTCATCAATCCAACCCAATTTCAGTTTCCGTCCCATTTCCCTCACAATATTCATGGTAATTTAGGACCTGGCTATGGGTTCCAAAGTATGATGAGTGCTGCTGTTTCTTCGACACAACCACAAAGCTTTCCTCCTCCGCAAACACAGACTCATGTTTACCCTTCACAAGCACCGGACGTTGGCAATCAGTCCAAAAAGAAACGAAAAAGTAATCCTTCAACAACTCAATCAGCCAATCCTCCTCGGCGGATTTGGACAACTGAAGAAGACACTGCACTAGTGAAGGCATATCTGTACATTAGTGTTGATGCAATAATAGGAAGGGAGCAGTCAGGTGGCACAATGTGGAATCGGATCTTGAAAGTTTGGAGAGAAAATATGGGAACTTATGATGAGGACCGCAATCCTAATGCTCTATCGTGCCGATGGGGTATCATACAAGCTGCAGTTAACAAGTTTCACGGACATTATGAATCACTCAACAGAAATCCGAAAAGCGGAACTTCAATCGAACTTATG AAAAGTCAAGCTTTAAAAATGTACAAAACGTTGGAGGGAACCACATTCAGGTTTGAGCATTGTTGGGAGGTTATGAGAAAAAATCCGAAATGGTGTTCTCAGAAGCTTACAAAGCCTGGCTCCTCAAAGAAAGATAAACCAGTAGATGTCATCAATCTCGACACTCTAAAGCAACCAATTACATCAACTGAAGGAAGTGAGGACAACAAAAGTGAGGGTGTTCCTCGCCCAGATGAAGGAAGAAAGTTGAGTAAGGAGAATGCTAAGAAAGCCCATGAACAGAAGGGAGTGATTGGATTTTTGACCAGCTATCAGTCCACCATAGAGAAACAAAATGTGTTTAGCCaaaaagagttggagctgaagattgagaaagagagaaaagaatTTGAACTTATGAAAGAGGATTTGGCTCTGAAAAAAAAGGCTTACGAGCTAAAGGAAGAAGCTcgaaagaagaaagagatgataGCAGAACGCATTGAAGAAGAACGCATCCTGAATAAGGACCTTGATAAAATGCAACCAGTTATGAGAAAAGCTTACAAAATAATCCAGGCTCGTATACTGAAGAAGTGGAAAGAAGATGGGACTTTGGGGAATGATTCTGAGAGCAGCGACGATAGTCTTTGA
- the LOC113290704 gene encoding protein ALP1-like, with protein sequence MYSDSDGSSSKDEESSSSSDEESSTYQRLLKARREDDMLSSARVTKRLTATFTTYIPSIVAMSILKRPHGGSVPGRRQIPRDTMPRHEVIVRDYFSGGNSKYPSEHFRRRFRMHTHLFNRILCGIARYDDFFTPKPDATNKFVSPLQKMGAAVRMLVYGCCADFLDEYFQMGESTIILSLKKFCEAVIGVFEEQYLRKPNEDDIARLLEEGEERGFPGMLGSLDCIHWHWKNFPTAWHGTHTNGFKRVPTLILEAVASKNLWIWHAFFGMAGTNNDITVLDRSPLFDDLVNEVAPPCQYTLNGNIYDMGYYLSDGIYPPYATLMQTISDGTTRKERFFAKRQEAVRKDVERAFGVLQSRWHIIKGPARMWRVKDLGNIMKTCIILHNMIIENEQEQGNDPERYEPYQKVDNVTVEHDSSLLVAKMISRLRQIRDKEVHNQLKLDLIDHMWDFCGGEEV encoded by the coding sequence ATGTATTCAGATTCTGATGGGTCATCATCCAAAGATGAAGAATCATCATCATCCAGCGATGAAGAGTCGTCTACCTACCAAAGGTTACTGAAAGCACGACGTGAGGATGATATGTTATCATCAGCTAGAGTAACAAAGAGACTGACTGCCACATTCACAACTTATATTCCATCTATTGTAGCAATGTCGATTTTGAAGAGACCTCATGGGGGATCTGTTCCAGGAAGACGACAAATTCCTCGTGACACAATGCCTCGTCATGAGGTAATTGTTAGAGACTATTTTAGTGGGGGCAACTCAAAATACCCATCGGAGCATTTTCGTCGTCGCTTTAGGATGCATACTCATCTCTTCAACCGCATCTTATGTGGCATTGCAAGGTATGATGATTTCTTTACACCTAAACCAGATGCAACTAATAAGTTTGTTAGCCCTTTACAAAAGATGGGAGCAGCAGTAAGAATGCTTGTATATGGTTGTTGTGCTGATTTTCTTGACGAATATTTTCAAATGGGTGAAAGTACCATCATATTAAGCCTAAAAAAATTCTGTGAGGCTGTTATCGGTGTTTTTGAAGAACAATATTTGAGGAAACCTAATGAAGATGATATTGCACGGTTACTCGAAGAAGGGGAAGAGCGGGGATTTCCGGGTATGTTAGGCAGCCTTGACTGTATACATTGGCATTGGAAAAATTTCCCGACGGCATGGCATGGAACACACACTAATGGTTTCAAACGAGTCCCCACTCTTATCTTAGAGGCAGTCGCATCGAAAAATTTGTGGAtttggcatgcattttttggAATGGCGGGTACAAATAATGATATTACAGTATTAGATCGGTCTCCATTATTTGACGATCTTGTAAATGAAGTTGCTCCACCATGTCAATACACGTTAAATGGCAATATTTATGATATGGGATATTACTTGTCAGATGGAATTTATCCTCCTTATGCTACACTAATGCAAACTATTTCTGATGGAACCACTCGTAAGGAAAGATTCTTTGCTAAACGTCAAGAAGCCGTGCGAAAAGATGTCGAAAGAGCGTTTGGAGTGTTGCAATCAAGGTGGCACATTATCAAAGGACCAGCGCGTATGTGGCGAGTTAAAGACCTTGGAAACATCATGAAGACTTGCATAATTTTACACAATATGATCATTGAGAATGAGCAGGAACAAGGAAATGACCCAGAACGTTATGAGCCGTACCAAAAGGTTGACAATGTTACGGTGGAGCATGACTCTTCACTACTTGTCGCCAAAATGATTAGTCGTTTAAGACAAATTCGAGATAAGGAGGTTCACAATCAATTAAAACTTGATCTCATTGATCATATGTGGGACTTTTGTGGGGGCGAAGAAGTTTAG